From Gemmatimonadales bacterium, a single genomic window includes:
- the bamD gene encoding outer membrane protein assembly factor BamD, with product MTLRSLLVCGMLALAACKSGSGTATPDLGAAPADPTLSAARIDSMWEKGVKDFRKGFYNSAAQVFQRVLLEFSPGDPRIPQAHFYLGESYFGSGSELQAVREFRKVSDDFPSNPLAPDALYRAGDAYAVLWHKPQLDPTYGKSAMATYTELLNRYPDSPAAAKARVQLADLADKFAYKEWETAKFYLRLKAYDSAILYMRALVASYPNTPSAQQALEQLVVSYRKLGYVEDAEEMCGALRQFHPDTKNLDTLCPVSGG from the coding sequence ATGACGTTGCGGTCACTGCTGGTTTGTGGGATGCTCGCGCTGGCCGCCTGCAAGTCGGGCAGCGGAACCGCCACGCCCGACCTGGGCGCGGCGCCGGCCGACCCGACGCTCTCGGCGGCGCGGATCGACTCGATGTGGGAGAAGGGCGTCAAGGACTTCCGGAAGGGGTTCTACAATTCCGCCGCCCAGGTGTTCCAGCGGGTGTTGCTCGAGTTCAGTCCTGGCGACCCGCGAATTCCCCAGGCCCATTTCTACCTGGGCGAGTCGTACTTCGGTTCGGGCAGCGAGCTCCAGGCGGTGCGCGAGTTCCGCAAGGTGTCGGACGACTTTCCCAGCAATCCGCTGGCGCCCGACGCGCTGTATCGTGCCGGCGACGCCTACGCCGTGCTCTGGCACAAGCCGCAGCTCGATCCGACCTATGGCAAGTCCGCCATGGCCACCTATACCGAGCTCCTGAACCGGTACCCGGACTCGCCCGCGGCCGCCAAGGCGCGGGTGCAGCTGGCGGACCTGGCGGACAAGTTCGCGTACAAGGAGTGGGAAACGGCCAAGTTCTACCTGCGCCTCAAGGCGTACGACTCGGCGATTCTCTACATGCGGGCGCTCGTGGCCTCGTATCCCAACACCCCGTCGGCGCAGCAGGCGCTCGAGCAGCTGGTCGTCAGTTACCGCAAGCTCGGGTATGTCGAGGACGCGGAG
- a CDS encoding tetratricopeptide repeat protein, whose amino-acid sequence MTGAAWCGSCLLVLGIVACGPTGGPEGVADRDYAEGRYQEALAVYAPLAETEPSPSLWAKIGATSLRLGQLREATAAYQALAASAPDRADEASEGLEQVIEAAERRRDEVSLEQAVAALREVAPERPLGRHALNLMQVVDGPVAPSDFAAALAVASDARSVDSLLVRQAGALAARGDCTEAIRLYQAAVRRAGRSGNAGAEAGLVDCFFRLGATQLATAPDSAEVWFRSVAGIDSTSPVGRAAMVGLGDARLRQGDLIGAALAYQTVLSSGDRSDSLSTVAAAKLNALVSADVPDSLSTETP is encoded by the coding sequence ATGACGGGTGCGGCGTGGTGTGGCTCCTGCCTGCTGGTGCTCGGGATTGTCGCCTGCGGACCCACTGGGGGACCCGAGGGGGTCGCGGACCGGGACTACGCCGAGGGCCGGTACCAGGAAGCATTGGCCGTGTACGCCCCGCTGGCCGAGACCGAGCCCTCTCCGTCCCTCTGGGCAAAGATCGGTGCCACATCGCTTCGGCTTGGCCAGCTCCGGGAGGCCACGGCGGCGTACCAGGCGCTTGCCGCCTCGGCACCCGACCGGGCCGATGAGGCGTCGGAGGGGCTCGAGCAGGTCATCGAGGCGGCGGAACGCCGGCGCGACGAGGTGTCGCTGGAGCAGGCGGTCGCGGCGCTCCGCGAGGTCGCGCCGGAACGCCCGCTGGGCCGGCACGCGCTGAACCTCATGCAGGTGGTCGACGGGCCGGTGGCGCCCTCCGACTTCGCGGCGGCGCTGGCGGTCGCGAGCGACGCGCGCTCGGTCGATTCGCTGCTGGTGCGGCAGGCCGGCGCGCTCGCCGCCCGGGGCGATTGCACCGAGGCGATTCGGCTCTATCAGGCGGCCGTCCGCCGGGCCGGTCGCTCGGGTAATGCCGGCGCCGAGGCGGGGTTGGTGGATTGCTTCTTCCGCCTGGGCGCGACGCAGCTGGCCACGGCGCCCGACAGCGCCGAGGTGTGGTTTCGCAGTGTCGCGGGCATCGATTCGACGTCGCCGGTCGGCCGCGCGGCCATGGTGGGACTGGGCGACGCGCGCCTGCGCCAGGGCGACCTGATCGGCGCCGCGCTCGCCTATCAGACGGTCCTCTCGAGTGGAGACCGTTCCGATTCGCTGTCCACCGTGGCTGCGGCGAAACTCAATGCGCTCGTGTCGGCCGACGTGCCGGACTCACTCTCGACGGAAACGCCATGA
- a CDS encoding tetratricopeptide repeat protein translates to MNVSPEHLIQQARERFALQDYRGAAFLLEEVVAGGRAFADVHHLLGVSYSLLSLPDRALVEFDRALALNPRYLEALIHRGMILMDLGRREEAEASFQLAQQGEMLTAGLPAHAAGRLANLHAGLAEAYAELGALEPAIEQLTMATKLGPKFPDLRYRLARLLLEAGQTLEAREELELVVRTRPNFLDALALLGLARYLSGDADGAEAVWRDCLTRRPEDARVEAYLAMLSRGTR, encoded by the coding sequence ATGAACGTCAGCCCTGAGCACCTGATTCAGCAGGCGCGCGAGCGCTTTGCCCTCCAGGACTACCGCGGCGCCGCCTTCCTCCTCGAGGAAGTGGTTGCCGGCGGCCGCGCCTTTGCCGACGTGCATCACCTGCTCGGGGTGTCCTACTCGCTGCTCAGCCTGCCCGATCGCGCCCTGGTGGAATTCGACCGGGCGCTCGCGCTCAATCCGCGGTACCTCGAAGCGCTGATTCACCGCGGGATGATCCTGATGGATCTCGGGCGCCGCGAGGAGGCGGAGGCCTCGTTCCAGCTCGCGCAGCAGGGAGAGATGCTCACGGCGGGGTTGCCGGCCCACGCCGCCGGTCGGCTCGCCAACCTGCATGCCGGCCTCGCCGAGGCCTATGCGGAACTCGGCGCGCTCGAGCCGGCCATCGAGCAGCTGACCATGGCCACGAAACTGGGTCCGAAGTTTCCGGACCTCCGGTATCGGCTGGCGCGTCTGCTGCTCGAGGCCGGCCAGACCCTGGAAGCGCGCGAGGAACTGGAGCTCGTGGTTCGGACCCGTCCGAACTTCCTCGATGCGCTGGCCCTCCTTGGCCTCGCCCGGTATCTCAGCGGCGACGCGGATGGCGCCGAGGCGGTCTGGCGGGATTGCCTGACGCGTCGGCCGGAGGATGCCCGGGTCGAGGCCTACCTGGCCATGCTGAGCCGCGGGACGCGATGA